The Nocardioides campestrisoli genome includes a window with the following:
- the ssd gene encoding septum site-determining protein Ssd, whose translation MAETGAQSDADAGRDAGAGGLLVVSRDPRLVEEVHRLAAGAGVMPRVAGGEAAALAEWPGASVVLVGFDLAGRLALLRPPRRPGVHLVGCADPEEGEFRRAVELGAEAVLRVDQAGDWLAGLMSDLVVARRRGRVLAVQAGSGGAGATTLACALAQVAVRSGPALVVDTDPGGPGVDRVLGLDGEPGLGWSALAGATGRLSGVSLRDAVPGRDGLGVLTWGPGTPVPPAPEVVREALAAARRVHDLVVVDLPRRSGELVEEVVTRADRLLVVLRPTLTSVAATARVLEGRGDRAALVLRGRGLSPGSVERTVGAPVLVQMLDQRGLEEAVELGLGPARGRRGPLARAAAELLAGLGEPWAA comes from the coding sequence ATGGCTGAGACGGGGGCGCAGAGCGATGCGGATGCGGGGCGGGATGCGGGCGCGGGCGGGCTGCTGGTCGTCAGCCGGGACCCGCGGCTGGTCGAGGAGGTGCACCGGCTGGCTGCCGGTGCGGGGGTGATGCCGCGGGTCGCCGGGGGCGAGGCGGCGGCGCTGGCCGAGTGGCCGGGCGCGTCGGTGGTGCTGGTGGGCTTCGACCTGGCGGGCCGACTGGCCCTGCTCCGCCCGCCCCGGCGGCCCGGGGTCCACCTCGTGGGCTGCGCCGACCCGGAGGAGGGCGAGTTCCGCCGCGCGGTCGAGCTCGGTGCGGAGGCGGTGCTCCGGGTGGACCAGGCCGGCGACTGGCTGGCAGGGCTGATGTCCGACCTGGTGGTGGCCCGGCGCCGGGGCCGGGTGCTGGCGGTCCAGGCCGGGTCGGGTGGTGCCGGGGCCACCACCCTGGCGTGTGCGCTTGCCCAGGTCGCCGTCCGCAGCGGCCCGGCGCTGGTGGTCGACACCGACCCGGGCGGTCCGGGGGTCGACCGGGTGCTGGGGCTCGACGGCGAGCCCGGCCTGGGCTGGTCCGCGCTCGCCGGCGCCACCGGCCGCCTCAGCGGCGTCTCGTTGCGGGACGCCGTCCCCGGTCGCGACGGGCTCGGCGTGCTCACCTGGGGCCCCGGTACGCCGGTCCCTCCGGCTCCCGAGGTGGTCCGGGAGGCGTTGGCCGCGGCTCGCCGGGTCCACGACCTGGTGGTGGTCGACCTGCCGCGCCGCTCCGGCGAGCTGGTCGAGGAGGTCGTCACCCGCGCTGACCGGCTGCTCGTGGTGCTGCGCCCGACGCTGACCAGCGTCGCCGCCACCGCCCGTGTCCTGGAGGGGCGGGGTGACCGCGCCGCCCTGGTGCTGCGCGGCCGCGGGCTCTCGCCGGGCTCGGTGGAGCGGACCGTGGGCGCGCCGGTGCTGGTGCAGATGCTCGACCAGCGGGGCCTCGAGGAGGCCGTCGAGCTGGGGCTCGGACCTGCCCGTGGCCGGCGTGGGCCGCTCGCGCGGGCCGCCGCGGAGCTGCTCGCCGGGCTGGGAGAGCCGTGGGCGGCCTGA
- a CDS encoding HAD family hydrolase, whose translation MPSSTAAFFDLDKTIIARSSTLAFSRPFQAGGLITRRAMLRSAYAQFVYLVGGADHDQMERMRLFMSKLVAGWDVATVREIVADTLHNVVDPIVYDEAVELIEEHHAAGRDVVVVSASGLEVVGPIAEMLGADRVVATRLEIVDGKYSGDIEYYAYAEEKARAIESLAHECGYDLAESYGYSDSVTDVPMLQVVGRPFAVNPDKELRRIATERGWPVLTFSRPVALRSRVGLPGKPALAALAVGGVVAVGGYVWASAKRRHGPA comes from the coding sequence ATGCCCAGCTCCACTGCGGCCTTCTTCGACCTCGACAAGACGATCATCGCCCGGTCGAGCACGCTCGCGTTCAGCCGCCCGTTCCAGGCCGGCGGACTCATCACCCGCCGCGCGATGCTGCGCTCGGCCTACGCGCAGTTCGTCTACCTGGTCGGCGGCGCCGATCACGACCAGATGGAGCGGATGCGCCTGTTCATGTCCAAGCTGGTCGCCGGCTGGGACGTCGCCACGGTCCGCGAGATCGTCGCCGACACCCTGCACAACGTCGTCGACCCGATCGTCTACGACGAGGCCGTCGAGCTGATCGAGGAGCACCACGCCGCCGGGCGCGACGTGGTCGTGGTCTCCGCCAGCGGCCTCGAGGTCGTCGGACCGATCGCGGAGATGCTGGGCGCCGACCGGGTCGTCGCGACCCGGCTGGAGATCGTCGACGGCAAGTACTCCGGCGACATCGAGTACTACGCGTACGCCGAGGAGAAGGCGCGGGCGATCGAGTCGCTGGCCCATGAGTGCGGATACGACCTCGCCGAGAGCTACGGCTACAGCGACTCCGTCACCGACGTGCCGATGCTCCAGGTGGTCGGGCGACCGTTCGCGGTCAACCCGGACAAGGAGCTGCGTCGGATCGCGACCGAGCGCGGCTGGCCGGTGCTCACCTTCAGCCGCCCGGTGGCGCTGCGCTCCCGCGTGGGGCTGCCCGGCAAGCCGGCGCTGGCCGCGCTGGCGGTCGGCGGCGTGGTAGCCGTCGGCGGCTACGTGTGGGCGAGCGCCAAGCGGCGTCACGGACCGGCCTGA
- a CDS encoding Fic family protein produces the protein MSTDPLAWLTQLEGVSSAYAATRDGIDVMLRDRGLRRTSPETTAESLMRGAHASAVLEGSASELADLAEGRGDQVAQDALRLSAVLLSTAPALSTSPLQALARLHAVASATSLPEDQRGRPRDQASADRLRRVSELLLAPTEAPALLVAALVHADLATAAPFPSHNGIVARAVERLVLVARGVDAKSLVVPEAGHLALRPQYESNLRAYRDGGERGVHAWALYAAEAYAAGAEASPLRRSAG, from the coding sequence GTGAGCACGGACCCCTTGGCCTGGTTGACGCAGCTCGAGGGCGTCTCCTCGGCGTACGCCGCCACCCGCGACGGCATCGACGTGATGCTGCGAGACCGCGGACTACGGCGTACCTCCCCGGAGACCACGGCGGAGTCGCTGATGCGCGGCGCCCACGCCTCGGCGGTGCTCGAGGGATCCGCCAGTGAGCTGGCCGACCTGGCCGAAGGGCGCGGCGACCAGGTCGCCCAGGACGCGCTGCGGCTCTCCGCGGTGCTGCTCTCCACCGCGCCGGCGCTCTCCACGTCGCCGTTGCAGGCGCTGGCCCGGCTGCACGCGGTCGCCTCGGCGACCTCGCTGCCCGAGGACCAGCGCGGTCGCCCCCGCGACCAGGCCTCGGCGGACCGGCTGCGGAGGGTCTCCGAGCTGCTGCTCGCCCCCACCGAGGCCCCGGCCCTGCTGGTGGCCGCGCTCGTGCACGCCGACCTCGCCACCGCTGCGCCGTTCCCCTCCCACAACGGGATCGTCGCCCGGGCCGTGGAGCGGCTGGTGCTGGTGGCCCGCGGGGTGGACGCCAAGTCGCTGGTCGTCCCCGAGGCCGGCCACCTCGCGTTGCGGCCCCAGTACGAGTCCAACCTGCGCGCCTACCGCGACGGCGGGGAGCGCGGGGTGCACGCCTGGGCGCTGTACGCCGCCGAGGCGTACGCCGCAGGCGCCGAGGCGAGCCCGCTGCGCCGCTCCGCGGGCTGA
- a CDS encoding class I SAM-dependent methyltransferase yields the protein MTSEQPPDRAPLTRDEARVYHRGSPDYSREVADWLVGGSARSVLELGAGTGRLTRQLVAAGHDVHATDAEPAMLEVLLEQLPRGARAPRTSTCRAEEPGVPDRSVDVVVCAESFHLFETEPALDAIARTLRPGGHLALVWHERDERIPWVRRLGRLLDGPDAERPPVHDQLVHSPLFSFVEEKTFKAWQDINAESVRDLVLCRPHVARLDPAAQEDRVAEVLDLYAEYGRGMDGMQLPHLVRCLRTQVVHQPGLFRTDDDPAASESAAEPEDGAVEAGPDVPADRSDRSDRSEAARRARSLETFRSDGTDTDMLLIDFR from the coding sequence ATGACCAGCGAGCAACCCCCGGACCGGGCCCCCCTCACGCGCGACGAGGCACGGGTCTACCACCGCGGGAGCCCGGACTACTCCCGGGAGGTCGCGGACTGGCTGGTCGGCGGGTCCGCCCGCAGCGTGCTCGAGCTGGGCGCCGGGACGGGTCGGCTGACCCGTCAGCTGGTCGCCGCCGGCCACGACGTGCACGCGACCGACGCCGAGCCGGCGATGCTGGAGGTGCTGCTGGAGCAGCTGCCCCGGGGCGCCCGCGCGCCCCGCACCAGCACCTGCCGGGCCGAGGAGCCGGGAGTCCCGGACCGCTCGGTCGACGTGGTGGTCTGCGCGGAGTCGTTCCACCTCTTCGAGACCGAGCCCGCCCTGGACGCGATCGCGCGGACGCTGCGCCCCGGCGGCCACCTCGCGCTGGTCTGGCACGAGCGCGACGAGCGGATCCCGTGGGTGCGTCGGCTGGGCCGCCTGCTCGACGGCCCGGACGCCGAGCGCCCCCCGGTGCACGACCAGCTGGTGCACTCCCCGCTCTTCAGCTTCGTGGAGGAGAAGACCTTCAAGGCCTGGCAGGACATCAACGCCGAGTCGGTCCGCGACCTGGTGCTCTGCCGCCCGCACGTGGCCAGGCTCGACCCCGCCGCCCAGGAGGACCGGGTGGCCGAGGTGCTCGACCTGTACGCCGAGTACGGCCGCGGCATGGACGGCATGCAGCTTCCGCACCTGGTGCGCTGCCTGCGCACCCAGGTCGTGCACCAGCCGGGACTCTTCCGCACCGACGACGATCCGGCGGCGAGCGAGTCGGCCGCGGAGCCGGAGGACGGAGCGGTCGAGGCCGGCCCGGACGTCCCGGCCGACCGGTCGGACCGGTCGGACCGGTCGGAGGCGGCCCGGCGGGCGCGCAGCCTGGAGACGTTCCGCTCCGACGGCACGGACACCGACATGCTGCTGATCGACTTCCGCTGA
- a CDS encoding calcium-binding protein, with protein MSVRIPSRSRLLAGLAATCLGASGLAAVGVGPAYAVETCRGAAATVVGTPGVPLTATPGNDVVVTNGASVVSALGGDDLVCVTGGTPYVDTATGDDVVDTISAGDAPASVFLGAGSDRFFGGEGADTVGTHGEGLVADVDADTLLTGGGDDVVASGAPGQPNADTVDLGPGNDRLALRGVTARTAGSISGGRNSDTLDLDLSGSASWWIHNGKGVANRNEKRQHNWVAFEQFDLVPTAGRFIFRGSPSNERLRYTDASGGPVGSVLVTMDAGNDHVEAAPQAATDSRYDGGEGRDELEISSPGERLTVDLGAGQVLRGGRKRGALVATATGFTDATVWARNATAKGDGQGNRLSVGGCTVRAYGLGRGDVLKRLDSPAYGCGKRSKMLGGPGRDKLVGGEGRDKLYGGPGRDKAVGGPGRDLCQAEKRKSCERR; from the coding sequence ATGAGTGTCCGCATCCCGTCCAGGAGCCGGCTGCTCGCCGGACTCGCCGCCACCTGCCTCGGCGCGAGCGGCCTCGCCGCCGTCGGGGTCGGCCCGGCGTACGCGGTGGAGACCTGCCGCGGCGCCGCCGCCACCGTCGTCGGCACCCCGGGCGTGCCCCTCACCGCGACTCCCGGCAATGACGTGGTGGTCACCAACGGCGCCTCGGTGGTCAGCGCCCTGGGCGGTGACGACCTGGTCTGCGTGACCGGCGGGACGCCGTACGTCGACACCGCGACGGGCGACGACGTGGTCGACACCATCAGCGCCGGCGACGCCCCGGCGAGCGTCTTCCTCGGCGCGGGATCGGACCGGTTCTTCGGCGGCGAGGGCGCCGACACCGTCGGCACCCACGGCGAGGGCCTGGTGGCCGACGTGGACGCCGACACGCTCCTCACCGGCGGCGGCGACGACGTGGTGGCCTCCGGCGCGCCCGGCCAGCCCAACGCCGACACCGTCGACCTCGGGCCGGGCAACGACCGGCTGGCGCTGCGCGGGGTGACCGCCCGCACCGCCGGCAGCATCTCCGGCGGGCGCAACAGCGACACCCTCGACCTCGACCTGTCCGGCAGTGCCTCCTGGTGGATCCACAACGGCAAGGGGGTGGCCAACCGCAACGAGAAGCGCCAGCACAACTGGGTGGCCTTCGAGCAGTTCGACCTGGTCCCGACCGCCGGCCGGTTCATCTTCCGCGGCTCGCCGAGCAACGAGCGGCTCCGCTACACCGACGCCTCCGGCGGTCCCGTGGGCTCGGTGCTGGTCACCATGGACGCGGGCAACGACCACGTGGAGGCGGCTCCGCAGGCGGCCACCGACAGCCGGTACGACGGCGGCGAGGGCCGCGACGAGCTCGAGATCTCCTCGCCCGGCGAGCGCCTCACCGTCGACCTCGGTGCCGGCCAGGTGCTGCGTGGCGGGCGCAAGCGCGGCGCGTTGGTCGCCACCGCCACCGGTTTCACCGACGCCACCGTGTGGGCGCGCAACGCCACCGCGAAGGGTGACGGCCAAGGCAACCGGCTCAGCGTCGGCGGGTGCACCGTGCGGGCGTACGGCCTCGGTCGGGGTGACGTGCTCAAGCGGCTCGACAGCCCCGCGTACGGCTGCGGCAAGCGCTCGAAGATGCTCGGCGGCCCCGGGCGGGACAAGCTGGTCGGCGGCGAGGGCCGCGACAAGCTCTACGGCGGACCGGGCCGCGACAAGGCCGTCGGCGGGCCCGGCCGTGACCTGTGCCAGGCCGAGAAGCGGAAGTCCTGCGAGCGCCGCTGA
- a CDS encoding sensor histidine kinase has protein sequence MSVWPRFLRRTPLGTEADRATFHTLHTASLASPALREGLTTTSAERSVKHLRALLGSPAVALTDTAGVLAWDGVGSHHTDQVPDLLRPVFEHGGTRTADSGDLACVDSTCPVRHAIATPLVVEERMVGALLAFAPQPTAGLLLATHEVARWVSGQLELAELDAQRTRAMEAEVRALRAQISPHFIYNSLGAIASFVRTDPDRARELLLEFADFTRYSFRSHGEFTTLAEELRSIERYLLLEQARFGDRLRVTLQIAPEVLPVTVPFLCIQPLAENAVRHGLEAAEGVGHLSIVARDLGQECVIEVEDNGVGEDPERVRRALAGDEALDSVGLGNVDARLRNAFGDDYGLVVETARGAGTKVTVRVPKFAPGVHA, from the coding sequence ATGAGCGTGTGGCCGCGGTTCCTCCGACGTACGCCGCTGGGCACCGAGGCCGACCGCGCCACCTTCCACACGCTGCACACCGCCTCGCTCGCCTCCCCCGCGCTGCGCGAAGGGCTCACCACCACCAGCGCCGAGCGGTCGGTCAAGCACCTGCGGGCGCTGCTGGGCTCCCCGGCGGTCGCGCTGACCGACACCGCCGGCGTGCTGGCCTGGGACGGGGTGGGCAGCCACCACACCGACCAGGTGCCGGACCTGCTGCGCCCGGTCTTCGAGCACGGCGGCACCCGCACGGCGGACTCCGGCGACCTCGCCTGCGTGGATTCCACCTGTCCGGTCCGGCACGCCATCGCCACCCCGCTGGTGGTCGAGGAGCGGATGGTCGGCGCCCTGCTGGCCTTCGCTCCCCAACCCACGGCCGGGCTGCTGCTGGCCACCCACGAGGTCGCCCGGTGGGTCAGCGGGCAGCTCGAGCTCGCCGAGCTCGACGCCCAGCGGACCCGGGCGATGGAGGCCGAGGTGCGTGCCCTGCGCGCGCAGATCAGCCCGCACTTCATCTACAACTCCCTCGGCGCGATTGCCAGCTTCGTCCGGACCGACCCCGACCGGGCGCGCGAGCTGCTGCTGGAGTTCGCCGACTTCACCCGCTACTCCTTCCGCAGCCACGGCGAGTTCACCACCCTGGCCGAGGAGCTTCGCTCGATCGAGCGCTACCTGCTGCTCGAGCAGGCCCGGTTCGGCGACCGGCTGCGGGTGACCCTGCAGATCGCCCCCGAGGTGCTGCCGGTGACGGTGCCGTTCCTGTGCATCCAGCCCCTGGCCGAGAACGCCGTCCGCCACGGGCTGGAGGCCGCCGAGGGGGTGGGCCACCTGAGCATCGTGGCCCGCGACCTGGGCCAGGAGTGCGTGATCGAGGTGGAGGACAACGGCGTCGGCGAGGACCCCGAGCGGGTACGCCGCGCCCTGGCCGGCGACGAGGCGCTCGACTCGGTAGGGCTGGGCAACGTCGACGCCCGGCTGCGCAACGCCTTCGGCGACGACTACGGCCTGGTGGTCGAGACCGCCCGGGGCGCCGGGACCAAGGTGACCGTGCGGGTGCCGAAGTTCGCCCCGGGGGTGCACGCATGA
- a CDS encoding LytR/AlgR family response regulator transcription factor, which yields MSQEPGGLRVLVVDDEQPTLDELSWLLSRDPRVVEVLTCDSATQALRVLREHEVGAVFLDISMPGLTGLEMAQVLARFKAPPPIVFVTASEQHAVEAFELRAVDYVLKPVREDRLAEAVRRVVEGGAGPQAPGDEQVPVERGGVTRFVSRSDITHVEAQGDYARLHTDSDSYLVRTPLSSLESEWGAAGFVRIHRSLLVSLPHVRELRMDQGRCTVVVGGVELAVSRRHTRALRELLVRR from the coding sequence ATGAGCCAGGAGCCGGGCGGGCTGCGCGTCCTGGTGGTCGACGACGAGCAACCCACCCTGGACGAGCTCTCCTGGCTGCTCTCCCGCGACCCCCGGGTGGTCGAGGTGCTGACCTGCGACTCCGCCACCCAGGCGCTCAGGGTGCTGCGCGAGCACGAGGTCGGGGCGGTCTTCCTCGACATCTCGATGCCGGGGCTCACCGGGCTGGAGATGGCGCAGGTGCTCGCCCGGTTCAAGGCACCGCCGCCGATCGTCTTCGTGACCGCCTCCGAGCAGCACGCGGTCGAGGCCTTCGAGCTGCGCGCCGTCGACTACGTGCTCAAGCCGGTCCGGGAGGACCGGCTCGCCGAGGCCGTACGCCGGGTGGTCGAGGGCGGCGCCGGGCCGCAGGCTCCCGGCGACGAGCAGGTCCCGGTCGAGCGCGGCGGGGTGACCCGGTTCGTCAGCCGCAGCGACATCACCCACGTGGAGGCCCAGGGGGACTACGCCCGGCTGCACACCGACTCCGACTCCTACCTGGTCCGCACCCCGCTCTCCAGCCTGGAGTCCGAGTGGGGGGCGGCCGGGTTCGTCCGGATCCACCGATCCCTGCTGGTCTCCCTGCCCCACGTCCGCGAGCTGCGGATGGACCAGGGCCGCTGCACCGTCGTGGTCGGCGGGGTCGAGCTCGCGGTGAGCCGCCGGCACACGCGGGCGCTGCGCGAGCTGCTGGTGCGGCGATGA